A window from Primulina huaijiensis isolate GDHJ02 chromosome 11, ASM1229523v2, whole genome shotgun sequence encodes these proteins:
- the LOC140988422 gene encoding uncharacterized protein → MTALTKKNAKFVWGLECQESFDKLKQALTTAPVLAMPSGQGEFVLYTDASKLDLGVVLMQNDKVIAYASRQLKANVVADVLSRKNAVITQLSVQRSLQAEIQRFELAVYAKGDAPSLSTLTVQSSLKDRIRAWQDSDEQLQKWRQRDDSKGLRLYTVEDSIFRYSE, encoded by the exons atgaccgccttgacgaagaagaatgccaaattTGTTTGGGGATTAGAGTGCCAGGAGAGTTTTGACAAGCTGAAGCAGGCATTGACCACAGCACCcgttctagctatgccatcagggcaaggagagtttGTGCTTTACAcggatgcttcgaagctcgattTGGGCGTGGTTCTGATGCAGAATGACAAAGTTATAGCATACGcgtccagacagttgaag gctaatgtggtcGCAGATGTCCTGAGCAGAAAGAATGCAGTGATCACCCAGTTGTCGGTACAAAGATCGTTGCAGGCAGAGATCCAGAggtttgagcttgcagtttatgccaAGGGCGATGCCCCTAGTCTTTCTACCCTGACAGTGCAGTCGTCACTGAAGGACAGGATCCGAGCATGGCAGGATTCTgacgagcagttacagaagtggagacagagggatgATTCTAAGGGCCTGAGGTTGTATACGGTTGAGGACAGCATATTCAGGTATAGTGAATga